A single region of the Lotus japonicus ecotype B-129 chromosome 4, LjGifu_v1.2 genome encodes:
- the LOC130712420 gene encoding uncharacterized protein LOC130712420, which translates to METRRRRRDEDPEHRHVSPARRVRGRPRRAQVQREETDQVTPSAPPPPPPSSMPPLPSPSSSPERQRSPTTSGGETQAPQAPISSQDWRRLISSIDDIRQRNEYLQEQLEYYRFEQQDEGEREAEAVAEFEPFLAAVREVAIPDNMKNIVLETYSGKADPKEHLLYFNTKMVISAASDAVKCRMFPATFKGTAMAWFTTLPRGSITNFRDFSSKFLVKFSTSKAKQVTIEDLYNVRQSKGETLKQYVKQFSAASVKIQEFEPNACARAFKNGLQPGKLNSKLSRKPAKSMAEVRARANTYILDEEDDAFKRRCMKVEKDGDQSDVSPEDKPDKEKVEGSRRRDRKVRTEEGAPRESLYP; encoded by the coding sequence ATGGAAACACGTCGCAGACGGCGTGATGAGGATCCTGAGCATCGGCATGTTTCGCCGGCGCGCCGCGTTAGAGGCAGGCCACGACGTGCGCAGGTTCAACGTGAGGAGACGGATCAGGTGACTCCTTCTGCtccgcctccacctcctccttcttcgATGCCTCCGTTGCCCTCACCGTCGTCCTCGCCAGAGCGGCAGAGGTCACCCACAACGTCAGGAGGAGAGACTCAGGCACCTCAAGCACCGATCTCCAGCCAAGATTGGAGACGTCTGATTAGTAGCATTGACGATATACGACAGCGAAACGAATATCTCCAAGAGCAACTAGAGTATTATCGTTTTGAGCAGCAAGATGAGGGAGAGCGCGAGGCAGAGGCTGTGGCTGAGTTCGAACCATTTTTAGCGGCGGTGAGAGAAGTTGCCATTCCGGACAATATGAAGAATATAGTGCTGGAAACCTACAGTGGAAAGGCTGATCCCAAAGAGCACCtgctgtatttcaacacgaagatggtgatcagCGCCGCTTCTGATGCTGTCAAGTGTAGGATGTTTCCAGCCACATTCAAAGGCACAGCAATGGCGTGGTTCACGACTCTACCACGAGGATCCATCACGAACTTTCGTGACTTCTCATCCAAATTCCTTGTCAAGTTCTCGACGAGCAAAGCAAAGCAGGTGACGATTGAAGATTTGTACAATGTGCGTCAATCTAAGGGCGAGACTTTGAAGCAGTACGTGAAGCAGTTCAGCGCTGCGTCAGTAAAGATACAGGAATTCGAGCCAAATGCTTGTGCCCGCGCCTTTAAAAACGGATTGCAGCCAGGAAAGCTAAATAGTAAATTGAGCCGAAAGCCAGCCAAGTCAATGGCGGAGGTGCGAGCTCGGGCGAACACGTACATACTTGACGAGGAGGATGACGCTTTTAAGCGGAGATGCATGAAGGTAGAGAAGGATGGCGACCAGAGTGACGTGTCACCAGAAGATAAGCCGGACAAGGAGAAAGTAGAGGGAAGCAGAAGAAGGGACAGGAAGGTTCGAACAGAGGAAGGGGCGCCGAGGGAATCTTTGTATCCCTAA